One Myotis daubentonii chromosome 17, mMyoDau2.1, whole genome shotgun sequence genomic window, CTGGGGGTTAGCGCCTGGAACGTTGCAGAGCAGGCCTCTGGGCAGGTGAGTGTGCCCATAGTATGTCAGTGGTGAGGGTGCCCACGGCAGCACCTGATTTGCTCTTCCACGGACTCCCTGCCGGTTCAAGAAGCCACTGCCACACTGCCCTTGCCGTTCACACTTCCTCAGCCCGCCTgccagcccccagctccccactgcCGCTCCCCAGCCTGCTGCGGGGCCCTTCCCCTCACGGGGATCTAGAGGCAGAGGCCCCTGGATGGCCACCCCGTGACCTCTGCCTGTCTGCAGTGGATCTCACTGAGGGTAGGGCCTGCCCTTGTTCCCCTTcgtccccgtccccacccccagagcAGAGCCGTGAGGAGAGCTGTCGGGGGACTGGATCCCGCACACTGGTCGCTTCTTCATGGCCTCGTGCGGCATTCCTCACATTTCAGGGTCTCCGGGCACCTGCTCCCCCTCTGGGTGGAGTGAGCCATGGGGCACCTGGGCCTGAGGGGTCTGCTGCCCAGCCACATGGCTCTGCCTGCTTTGCCACCAGCCTTCCCACACAACCCAAGGCCCCCCTTCCAGGTGCCGGCACTCACTGAGCCCTCAACAAGCGTGTTCTCTCGTGGAAGAGACAGGCCAGGACCCCAGACAGGGCTGGCCATCTGGCCTTCACCGCCTGGAAGTGGGGCCCTTGTGCCTGTGGGGGGGGCGTTCTGCAGGATTGCAGTCTCCCGGAGAGCCTGGGTAGGGCTGGGGCCTAATGAACTAAGGGTGTCCCTGAGGCCTTGCTGCGGTGGGCCCCCTCGCTGCCCAGGAGTCTCGCACAGCAGCCCCGCCTCTCGCCCTCTGCTCCTGCGCCATGACGTTTCGATGACCTCATCGACCTTGTCTGTGTTTCTGCAGAATGACAACACTTTACTTAGAGTCGCGGCGTCTATGGAACTGTCCCttctggctattataaataactagaggcccagtgcacgaaatcctgcacgagtagggtccctaggcctcgcctgcaatcagggccatcttccacccgttcaccagtccccagtcccgccccgcctcCAACACCCACCCGTTCGCCATCTGGCAATCTATTGGAGCCTGCGGGCCGGGGGgcgggaccaagaggtctgcttgctgcctgctcaccagtccccagtcctgccctggcgCCACCCACCCTTGGTTCCCCATGGTTCCCCATTGGTCATCCAGCgattggagcctgtgggctgcggggagggaccaaTGCACCTCATAACGACTGGTTGgttggtcgttctggttgttatgctgttatggtcactggccttttattatataggataccacaaATAAAACCAGCTCTCTTTGATTGGCAGCTATGGGAGCCACTCCAACAGCCCAAACAGGGAGACGTGAAGCCCCCAGAACCAGGGGGAGTGGGCAGGGGCCGGGCCTCGCAGCTggggctgccctgcccccagcatcGCTGAGACtctcccctccccgggccccTCCCAGACTCTGGCTCTTGTTGCCCTGCCCCTGGCTCGCCTCGCGAGGTGCGAGGAagtgggcagggaggcaggtggagcAGTGGCTCCATTTCCCTGTGGAAAGTGGGGGGTCATGACAGGGACttgctggctgtgggtgtgggggcTGCTGAAACCCTCCTGGGCTGGGGTCGGGGACCAGGGCCTCCCGCCCAAAAGGCCAGGGGTCCCGGGGTGCTCTTGGCAGTCTTGGGGAGCCCAGGTTTTGGGGCCTCCCACCTCAGTCCACACTCCTGTGCAGCTCGCCTGGCACGGAGCTGAGAACTGGAAAAAGTGGCCCAGATTATCTCTGTTTGACATTCCAGGGAAGCTTGGGGGCGGATTTGTAGACAGAGGCGGGAGCTGCCCCGCCGAGCCCCCTCAGCCTGGGTGTGGAGTGCGGGCCGTTCCTGGGGAAACTCCTGAGCTCGTCGCGCCTTCCTGGCGGTGCCGAGGGTCCGGCCACCGGTTCTGGCAGCTGTTCCTGGGCTGTGTCAGGAAGAGGAGGCTGAGAGCGGCTcggtgaggggcggggggccaggtcctgggggggggggtgcccactGCAGCGGAGCCCTGGAGTCGCCGTGGGCACCTTCTTTCTCCGAGGATGCCCCGGTCCAGCCGCCCCAAGTCCCCCAGAGCCTGCTCTCAGGGCTTCCGGCCGAGGGAGGACCTGTGTGGGCGGCCCCAGGTGCTGGGCGGGCGGGGCCAGGTGTGCAGTGCAGCCAGCGTCCTTTCCTCCCCCTGCGGCtggagggggcgtgggggggcGGTCCGGATGTGCTCTGTGATGGGTTTGCCGAGACGGCCTTCATGACAAAACCAAAGACAGCGTGTGTTCGGTGGGAAGCTCGCTGCGACTCTGGGTGGCTTTCTGCAGGACGTGGGCATCAGAGTCTCTTTTCTCGTATAAAATGATGACATCTCTTCCATCTCATTAACTTAACAGAATAAGGCAGTGGCTCTGATGTTGGCACCATCTTGGAGAGTAAAACTGGTGCAGGAGACCCTGGAGCCACTCTGCTgggaagccgggggggggggggggggggggagggagtaggGGGGACTTCCCTTGGCTGGAGGCTGCGGGCCAAGCAGAGGGCACTGAGCTCCGCCCTGTGTTCCTGGTCTCTTGGGGTCAGTTTCCCTGACAGGCCCAGAGACTGATGGAAGAGGTGAAGGTCCCAccttgcagggggtggggagatgggggggaCCTCAGCTCTTGGGCGGACAGGGGGAGCGAGGGGAGCTGTAAGTGACCagcagaaaggagggaagggggcctggggggggcagggaggctctGCTGTGCCTCAGGTGTGGTCTGGAGCTGGCAGGTGTCTGCAGCGCCTGGCCCCAGCTTGTCTCACTGTGAGAGGCTGTGTGCCGAGGGCCAAGGCAGGACTAGGGGCTGGGACGGGGAGTCTGGACAGCTTGCGTCTGCCCTTGGCCCCAAGAGTCTGCAGAGGTAGCAGCTGGCACAGGCTGCCCAGAGCAGGGGTGCTGCCTGGACAGCTATTCCCTAATTCCATCCCCAAGACACCGCCCAGGCCGGGCTCAGAGGCCAGAGCAGGTCGGACCTGGACAGGGAAGCTCCCAGGGACACTGGAGGTCCTGAAGCAGGAAGAACCGGATCTCATTTGATCTGGCCCAGGACAGAAAGAAGGGGTTCTCACTTAGCGCCCTAAATACAAGTCTGGCCAGAGGAGGGGTCAGTATCCAGATGGCCACAGGCCTGGCCGAGTGAAAGGGGGACCTTCTGGATGAAATACAGCCAGGGCCTCCTGAGGCGTGTCATGTGACCACAGCCAGGGGCCACACGGGTACTGGGCAGGAAGGCCACCATGGATTCTCTGTGGCTGTGCCCCAGGCAGGCTGCCTGCCTGGTTAATAGACCCCAACCTGGAGGCCACTCCGCCCGTGTCCACATGACGGCCGAGGCATCGACTGGACTGGGCTAGGGACCCGGAGGAAGaggcccgggcgggcgggcgggcgcctgGGAGCCAGGGTGTTGGCCAGGACGGGCGGGGCCCTGTTTGGCCTCAGGCCCAGGAGGTAGGGCCTGCCCTTGGGGCAGTTCCTGGAGTGCCGAGGAGAAGGCCACCTTGCCTGGCCCGCCTGGGGGCAGACGGGGCAGATGCTGAGGGACCAGGGCCAGAACCTGGAGCCTTGGGAAGCAGCAGAGAACAGCTCCTGAAGCAGTCCCTGGCCCTGGAGgcagcctcctgctccctcctcagccctttcttaaaaaaaaaggtatgtatatatttcagagaggaagggagagggagagagaggaacatcaatgatgagagaatcattggttgtgTGCCTgctacacacccctactggggatcaagcccacaacccaggcatgtgtcctgaccaggaatcgaaccatgatctcctggttcatagtttgacactcaaccattgagcgaCGCTGGCCGGGCCCTTCTCAGCCTTTTTAAACACAGTGTGACTCAGAGGGGGGCAGAGCAAGCTGTGGGGGGGCCCCCCTGGCTCCaagcccccagctccccgcagccAGGACTGTTGTCTAGCAGGGCTCTCTGTGGGCACGGGCTGGGCCTCATACAGGGCAGGCCCTGGTCTCACCTGCTAGCTGCTGGGAGCCTcgccagcctccctgtgtttcctcttcctcctcaggcTGGGAGCCGCTGCTGTCTGCGGCCGGATTGCCTGCCCGGGCTCCTCCACAGGGGCTGCCCTCCTGAAGACGGCTGCCAGGCCTGCTCCGCCTCACCCCGGGCACCATGTCTGGGACCCCAAGGCTCTAAGCACACACCCTGCCCCGGCTGCTCTGGCTGCTGAGCCCGCCCTCCGGCCACACCTCCTGGTTAGTGCCCATGCACTGACCCTGGGGAACAGACAGGAGGAAGCAGAGGACAGAGGAGGCCAGGCCatggctgctcccaggccctaTCCGGGCTCCTGAggcttggggggaaaggggcttCTAGGGCTCCCAGGGGCCTCTGCCCATTGTCCTGCCCGCCCTTCCCCTTTGGCGAGGCGCCAGGAAGCTGCGCCTTTGTTACCTGGGCGATCAGCTACAGAACCTGGACTAAGGCAGACAGGTCCTGCTGCTCCCCAGGCCGTGCACCCTGAccccaggagggagagagggaggccctgccctcgAGCAGCCAAGCTGCCAGGGCTcccgagaggtggctgctggcgtCTCCCACACGGCCCTTTCTGCCAGGGGCCTGTGCCCCTTGGGCTGCCTGAGCCTGGTCACGGAGTGGGATCTCCTGACCCAGCCTTGCCAGGGGCAGAGGGCACCGGGCCTTGAGGAGGGGATGCCCGCGAGGGCCCCAGTCCAGCCGgctgccccgcccctcaggcccagcctggcccccttGTTTCCCTGTCTGGTGCCCCGAGCAACCCCCCTGGCGGGAAGCCCCCGCCATGGCCGAGCACCTGGAGCTGCTGGCAGAGATGCCCGCGGTGAGCAGGATGAGCACGCAGGAGCGGCTGAAGCACGCCCAGAAGCGCCGTGCCCAGCAGGTGAAGATGTGGGCCCAGGCTGAGAAGGAGGCCCAGGGCAGAAAGGGCCACAGGGAGCGGCCGTGGAAGGAGGCGGCTGGCGGCAGGCTGCAGAAGCGGGTCCTCTTCCCGCCCAGCGTCACCCTTCTCGAGGCCGCTGCCCGAAATGACCTGGAAGAAGGTGAGTGTGGCTGACCCTAGGGTGGTGCCCGGCCTACAGCCCGTCCCTGTCCCCCTGGCGTCGTCCTCGTGAGACCTGCCGAGGACACAGCTGCATCTCACGGGGACCTGgggcccagcccagctgcctcagctgtggctgcaggtgagggggcagcgtGCAGGCTCCTGCTTCAGATGTGAGGCTTCTAGGAGCCTGGAGAGGTGTCCAGGGCGCGGCTGCAGTGGCCTGGGGCGGCCTAGCCTTCCTGCTGGGGACTGGTCTAGGGACCCGGGAGGAGAAGGCCCTGGGCCTGGACGGTGCTCAGGAGAGTCCTGGCCTCAGCTTTGGGCCGGCTCCCCGTCCCTCCCGGACCTCCTTCCAGGACAGGGGCCTCTGCTGCAGAGCCCAGGGAAGTGGACAGGGCGCGGTGGGTgtggcacagggcacagggcactgTGGGAAAGAGGGTGCGTCCTTGTGCTGCCTACAAGCACCCccagggaggtccaggccacagAGAGGTCAAAGGTGACCTTGGCAAGAGCCTGGGCCCAAGGTGGGGCTGCTGAAGAGGAGTGAGGGCTGGGCCAGTTCTGCTCCTAGGGAGACCCTGGGGGGCAGGCCCGGCACCTCAGCCCACActccaggctgcagcagggctgggagcccgcagtggggggagggatgggCGTTTGTGGGGGCCAAGTGGTCtgtggggaaggctgggggggaGACACGGGACATGGGGGGGTTGGAGGAGGGTGCCAACACCCAGGCCAGAGTGGGGTCGTCTGGAGCCCAGTGCGACCGGGCTCACACAGGAGGGGGTGCGTCTGGGAGTCTGAGGGGTGGAGTGCCAGGATTTGGGAAGGGTGGGtcctgctgggggctggaggcagagaCCTCCTGCCACCTGTACCACCATCTTCCTCGTCCTTCTCAGCCACAGCAGAGCAGTCAGCAAGGTACCCTCAGGTGCAGGGCCTGCCCAGGAAAGAGCCGGCCTGTGGCAGGATCTCCATTCCTGCCCCCTGAGCACACCCCCCTCCTTCTTGCAGTCCGCCAGTTTCTTCAGAGTGGGGTCAGCCCGGACCTGGCCAACGAGGATGGTCTGACGGCCCTGCACCAGGTGAGccctgcaggggctgggagggcggagctggctgggggctgggggtgtggagggggctggcctggtgctcaggctgcCTGGTTTACAGAGCTGCATCGACGACTTCCGGGAAATGGTGCAACAGCTGCTCGAGGCCGGGGCCACGGTCAACGCTCGCGACAGTGAGAGCTGGACCCCCCTGCACGCTGCGGCCACCTGCGGCCACCTGCACCTGGTGGAGCTGCTCATTGCCCGGTAGGACCCCTGGGAGCAGGTGTGGCCAGAGTGGGCATCTGtgtcagggagggaccatggctGGGCAGCGGCAGTTGGTCCTAAGACACAGCCCAGGCACCTCATCTGGAGGAAGTGTGCCCTTGCCTCTTGCTCCCATTGGCCTTTGCGTACTGCCTGTGTCCTGGCGTGGAGAGCCAGGCGTGGGCAGGGGCCACACGCACTCCAGACAGGGTCGTCTGCCCGCCCGGCTGCTGACCTGGGTATACCCTGCCAAGGGCTGTCGCGGATTCAGGAGCTCCTTGAGGGTGGGCCTTGACCTCCAGCacaggcctcctggcctccccaggccctggacaGAGAAATGCCATCTGGTCCGGGATGAGGGTGAAACTGCCAAGGAGGGAGGGAGCGCCTGGACCCAGGTGAGGCCTTGACCACGAGGAGTGAACGGGCCGATGGTCGGCTCCACTGGATCCAGtagtccccccgcccccgcgcacGGCTCCTCAACTCTGACCCCTCTAGTAGGACAGATGGTTAGGTGCTCAGACAGACTGTCTGTCTGTGGAGCGTCCCAGGCATCGACAGTATGTGCGAGGGAGAGGGGCAGTACTgagcccctctcctctccacagTGGGCACCCACCCGTGTCCCCCCCTCTAGGCTCCCACGTGAGCTCTGCTCCCTGCAGCTCTGCCGGGCTGTCTTGGTGCCCAGTCTCTGCCCCTGGGGCCTCCAGAGTACCATCACCCACTCCTGGCAGGTGGGCCCAATGTGCACGTTCAtgggggctgatggctgccagtaacCTACAGACGCAGGAGGAGACTGCAGGGCTGAGGACAGGAGCCAAGGCTGAGGGGCACCAACCGGCCAGGGGCAGCCTCTCCCAGCAGCATCTGGGGCCTGGGCCTCATTGTCGGCCCCACATGCCCTGGAGGCGGCCCTAGGCTGAGGCTTTGGGGGCCTCCCTCGtagggagaaggtgagagggcCCTATGGCAGCACCCTGCCCATCTTCCCTGCAGTGGCGCTGACCTCCTGGCAGTCAACACCGATGGAAACATGCCCTACGACCTATGTGAGGATGAGCAGACGCTGGACTGCCTGGAGACGGCCATGGCCAACCGGGGTGAGTGTGACCCCACCTTCCCACCTGCTGCCGGGGTGGGGCCCGCGGCGCTGGCTCTGAGCCTGTTGCCCTGCAGGCATCACCCAGGACAGCATTGAGGCGGCCCGGGCCTTGCCGGAGCTGCACATGCTGGAGCACATCCGAGGCCTGCTGCAGACGGGGGCTGACCTGGACGCCCCCGGGGACCACGGGGCCACGCTGGTGAGGACTGCGAGGGAACGCAAGGGGTGGAGGGTGCTGCGGGCATGGCCAGGACTCAGGAGGGGTGTTTTGCCTTAGCTACACATCGCCGCCGCCAACGGGTTCAGCGAGGCGGCGGCCCTGCTGCTGGAGCACCGGGTCAGCCTGGGCGCCAAGGACCGTGACGGCTGGGAGCCGCTGCATGCTGCTGCGTACTGGGGCCAGGTGAGTGGGCTGGAGCAGTGGGCGGCCGGGCGCCGGTGGTCCCCCAGCTCTGGAGCTCAGCACCCTGGTCCGCTGGCCCGCAGGTGCA contains:
- the PPP1R16A gene encoding protein phosphatase 1 regulatory subunit 16A produces the protein MAEHLELLAEMPAVSRMSTQERLKHAQKRRAQQVKMWAQAEKEAQGRKGHRERPWKEAAGGRLQKRVLFPPSVTLLEAAARNDLEEVRQFLQSGVSPDLANEDGLTALHQSCIDDFREMVQQLLEAGATVNARDSESWTPLHAAATCGHLHLVELLIARGADLLAVNTDGNMPYDLCEDEQTLDCLETAMANRGITQDSIEAARALPELHMLEHIRGLLQTGADLDAPGDHGATLLHIAAANGFSEAAALLLEHRVSLGAKDRDGWEPLHAAAYWGQVHLVELLVAHGADLNGKSLMEETPLDLCGDEEVRAKLLELKHKQDALLRGQGRQRSLLRRRTSSAGSRGKVVRRVSLTQRTSLYRKEHAQEAIVWQQPPPTSPEPQEEDEDGQTDTELRPPPPEEEDSEVSRPHNGRVGGTPGRHLYSKRLDRSVSYQLSPPESVAPDSLGHSLGRTKAHHTLAELKRQRAAAKLQRGPEAPGSGLSADTEAPQPECGSRAGGDPPLLKLTAPSEEAPVEKRPCCRLM